AAAATTCACAAAAATCTTAGATCATGAAAGCATAAAATAAATTGAATACCAAATATTTTTTAGGAATCTTGAATTATCTAATTGTAGAATTAAATATTCATGATTTTGAATGCCTTAGATTTGTATAAATCTACATAGTTCTAGTTTGAATACCACAGACTTATACAGATTCTCAATCATCTATAAAAATATAGACTGAATACACCCCTAGAAAGGCTTTGACTTTTTCTAGGATCCACTCACACTTTTATTTTCACATTATTTCACACTTTGGATACTAATCGTTTTTGCAAAAACCAAATGGTAGTATATTTGAAGCTAATACTTTGGGGATATGCTCGTCATACAAATACCTACATACCCACAAAAAACGAGCACATTCTGAAATGTATAACTCCACCATTTACCACTTTAAAAATCAACCGTAAAAAATTGACGGATTTTCAACTGTTAAAATCAAGATTGATAGAAATAGATGTTTGGTATTTcagaatgtgctcatttttgttGGTAGATACAAAAAATGAGATGGAGATCCATGTTGTCATGTTAGACGACTCTGATGACGAAGATTATCTTCGAGGAAAAAGAGGTCTTAGAAGAAGACTcgaaagaagatgttgaaacGTTGGCCCTAGATGAAGAGGCTAAGATTGATGCACGTTGGAGTGATGGGATGCTCGGGACAAGCAACCACTAAATTACGAAGTGGAACATTATGCAGGTAAGACATCTCTGGTCTTTATGGGTCCTTCCTGTAAATTTCTTGGAGCTATGTCCTCCTCTTTCTTTGGTTATATTTTTCATGCCGGGATGTTGAAAGTTGTTCCTCAAGGTTTTGACTTCCATCGGGCCATGAAAATGGTGGTACTTGCACTAGACCGATGTCTGTCATTTCGTTtaatattaactttacttataACCACTCTAATTCTTTTGGACATGTAGGGTCATAATTACTAGGTTATATCATCGCTTCTTATTAGGAGGCATATGAGAAGAATTTGTTGCTAGAGAATGAGCTAAGAGCCGAGTGACACGAGTTTGAAAGCTAAAGAAGCCAGTCACTGAGAAAGAAggtgattttcttttttccttctctttcttgttTGTGTAGGTTCTCGTACATAAGGTCCTGGGTCGTAGTTTTTGGTAGTAGATACTATCAAACGTCTAGATAACTTAGAAGAGGGTACACCAAAGTCACACCATCATGGGAAACTATTTTGGGATAGATTCTATTCATCTTTATGTAATAACAATTGAGTAAAATAGATGTGCATGTTAAAAGCAAGTGTTACGTGATAAAATGTTAAAAACACCGTATCCCATTGAAATAGAGAGGGTCGGGAAGGGTGTTTTTTTCCACCATGAGATAACATATgtaattagggctgcacaagacccgcccacgatacccaaacccacccgtacccgttaaatccgtgggtttttaatccatacccgcccgttgtgggtgcggggttggttatgaaaaaaaaaaccgctgtctgtgggtgcgaggttggtttaagctaatacccgcccatacccgcccaaaaaacccgcagattatataccattagataaaactaatcctagtcgtccattatgaaaccctaatactagtagataggataactgataaccctcattcactttctacactcttctctctgttcgacctctcctcttcttcctcctcagttcttcttcttcacctacgaacgacaattaccagaaaacttcaccagaaatcgacaacaacaacttcgaatcttcaccagaaatcgacaacaatcgaaaaatcaacagattcaacacttaatcttcatctgtgaacttcctagatatgaatattttgggggttttggttttttttttctcacttaatcaaggagaatagaagttactctaaatacttgaatataaagcgggtttaaacccgtttaaacccatacccgcccaacccgtagcgggcgggtaacaaaacccgcccgctgtttatgGGTGCggagttggttatgaaaaaaaaacccgcaatctgtgggtgcgaggttggttttagcttatacccgcccatgtgcagccctatatGTAATAGACCGATAAGAAAGagattaaatataaaataaaaaagacttattaaaaaaaagagattaTGGGGCAAGTGTTTAATATACAAAGGATTTTCACTGCACCAATTCatcctaattagtgtgtgtttaGTATACAAAGGATTTTCACCGCACCAATTCATCTTAATTAGTGTGTGAATGTGTTCAGAGTGAAATACCATCTCCCTACTCCTATATTGGGAGCAAATTTAATCATTTAGGGCAATTCTTATGAGACGAACAAAACTGAAAAACGGATGGACAAACAGGCAAATACGCACGCTTCCTTGTGAGCCGTGTGGTTCTTTATTGATCGCCTGCGGGTTCAGCTCAACCACGCATCTCTACCTAAGTGGTTGGCGTTGCTCTTCCAACCGGGCGACTTTTGTTTGGCAGCTCCACATAACCATTCAACGGCTATATCTAACACCTCCGTTTgaattttttattataaatatTCATTTCTCATATCATATCTAAGAGGTTATTTATGAGAAGTTCaactactatttttttttttttttttttgaagcatgcattatTTTAAGCTCAACTACTCCTGCGCATAGCCTTCTTgatttttcaataaaattttcttcctatcaacagaaaaaagaaaaaaaaggtatgtAACGGTAACGAATATCTATTTTGTTTCTAATTTCGGTCAATAACCGTTATATTCGTGTATTACTACCTCAGAAGAAAAATGAATAATTCGAGTTCAGAGACAAAAAATAGTGGGAAGAGAGTGTAGAAGAGATAAGATAATATAATCAAAACACTCTCATCATTCAATTCTCTACCATTAAAAATAAAACCCTTTAAAAAACACAACACCTCCCCCAGCAATGTCAGTCTTCACATCTGTGATCCCTAATTGTTGTATCTATCATCAACAATCTCCattcaaatttagggtttcttcaatACTTCAATTTCAAGAACAACAACCTAAAATACAACTCACATCCTCTAGATCAATCCATTTCAAATCTCAACTCAATCAGAAGTATCTTGTTAGGAATGCCTTATTGTATTCAGGTAATAATCTCTACTTTTCATCATTATTGAATCCAAATTGGGATTGATTTGAGTAATCTAAGTGTTATTTTGAATTGTTTAGGGGGGCATTTTAGAGAAATCCGATTTTCACCAGTTTTGTGTTCTAAGAAGACTCAACAAGAAGAAGATCTCTTTGCTtcaggtaaatttttttttttgtttattactGTTTATTGATAGTTTTAGTAGGTGTAACTTGCCAGCTAACATAATTTGTGATGACTTATATATTTGTTTTTTGGTAATGACTAATGATGTGATAAAGATGTTGATAAAAATAAGAATTTGACTTCTAATTTTCGTATTTTTAATTTGATTACAAATCTCAATTAGGATTCTAGAGGTGGTATGAATGTCTATATAGAGAAGTACCATATCTTACATTGGTGGATACGAATTTAGGAGAATTGTGAAAACAAATCCTTATGAATTTAGTGAATGTTGTGGGTAATTCAACATTCTAATTACAATTACTTATTATCTGTGTCAGAGACATGCAAGAAAACATTTCAGATTCTGCAGATTCTCTATAGTCTGTTTGAATATAATGTCATGGTGAAATGGATCTGCAGAAGAAACAAAAATGACCACTTCTCTATCATCTGATCGCGTCGATACTGCTAACAATGAATCTTACATTTCCCTTCCTGGTGGCGTTGAATATGAGAACATTGAGGAGACCAAGCATGGGCGAGCGGCTTCTATCAGAACTGTAGCTTTCTGGGTCAGTGGTCAACCTTGTAACTTATTGCCACCAACAACTCATTTAGCTTTTTCATTATTCGAATTCTCAAGTTTAAATAGTGTAATCTTTTTTCTTTTGCAGGTATGCACTGCAATTGTATTTGGAGTTGGTTTGGGTTTTAAAGAAGGAGCTGGGAAGGCATCTGAGTTTTTTGCAGGGTATGTAAATGACTTGGATCTGTGTGAATACATTTTGCTCATGTTACATGTTAGTCTGATTTGAACAAAATCTTTGATGATATCAGCATGACTGTTATCCATCTTCTTGTAATTGTAGTGATATAATATAATTAGACGAGGACAAGAAAGGTTAGTGTAAATGTTCATGTAAAGTTCCATAATTTCATGTTTGGTAGAATTGTGGGGACTCTCACCTTCTCCAAATCATTTTTTTGATCCTTTACTCACTTGCGTTCCTTGCTGTCTGCTTATCACTCTATCATATACGCTGAGAGTAGAGACAGCAATAACAAAACTGGAAACCCTTTGTTTGGACTTGAATGACTACTCTTCTTCAACCCTCAAGATTGTAATTAATGTGCCGGTGCATGGTTTTTCAGGTATCTGTTGGAGCAAAGTTTGTCGGTGGACAACCTATTCGTTTTTGTATTGATTTTCAAATACTTTAAAGTACCAACTGAGTATCAGGTGCTGTATTGATACGTAGGTTACTTTTAGCATTCACAGAATTCTCAAGTCTGACATTCTGCGACTTGTACTTGCTTGGTTGTTAGTTCCAAAATGTATTGATAGATGTCCTAGTAGATTTTGCTTCTTGCTGATATAGCAATGTTTAAATTTGTGATGATAGATTTCTATATTGTTGAACTACAGAGTCGGGTGCTTTCATATGGTATTGCTGGTGCAGTTATATTTCGCTTGTCACTGATTCTTCTTGGAACAGCCACCCTCCAGGTAGCTAGTTTCCAAACTAAGATATAACACTCACTAGTACTCACATTTTTTTCGTTTATCAAAATTGATCtttgcttcttttgttgttgtgtaTGAATTGTCTACTGACATACCACTTGTTTGGTGTTTTAGAAGTTCGAGGCTGTGAACTTACTTCTTGCTGGGATACTTCTATTTTCAGCATACAAGGTGCGGTTTGTCTGCTGGGAAAGCTGACTTAACACCTTAACTTCAAATCTGCCACATAATTGTTCTCTCTTGTCCTTTTCTGATTTATGTGTTGAACCGTCGTTATACTTATGCTGATGTAAAGCATCCGGACCAGTTGAAATTGATAATATGCATGGGGGCTTAACATTTTATCTTTCTTGTTTGTTTATTTCGTATAGCTATTTGCTGGAGGAGAGGATGACTCGGATCTGTCTGACAATTTTATTGTAAAGACGTGCCAAAAAGTTATCCCAGTCACATGTAAGTATACCCTTAGTTACTTCTCACGTAACCACGTCTGCATAGGCCTGGAACCGTTAGGCTATATTTTTTGTATGTTGGTGCTTATGGTCCAAAATCTTAAGTGTGCAATAGGATACTAATTATTCTCCCGTTTCATTTCTTGTCTTACAGCTAGTTATGATGGAAATAAATTCTTCACGTTTCAGAATGATGCATGGAAAGTAAGTCATGTTGTTGAGGTTATAGTTAGTTTCTTAGTCATGCATCCTGGTAATGGCGCTACTTAAACCCACATGTTCATAGTACGAAATGACATTATACTTGAACTGATATTGCTGATCTAATACATTAATTCATATAAATTACACATTTGGGTTTAAGTTGCATCATTTACTACTTTTCTTCTCGTAGTAATAAGTGTATACATGATTTCTCACCTGAAATTTTAACTAATCATTGTGGGCAGGCTACGCCGTTACTCCTCGTAGTTGCTGTTATTGAACTCAGCGATATTGCATTTGCTGTGAGTATTAATCCATTTTCACCCATATATAATACAGCATCTCTCTTTCATAATTTAATATATTGGTTCTTCATATCAACAAGTGAAGCTAAAGAtgccttattttatttttttctatttttcttcttttaaggTTGACTCGATACCAGCAGTTTTTGGAGTTACAAGAGATCCTGTGATAGTTTTCTCTTCTAATTTATTTGCCATCTTGGGTAATTTCTACTCTTTCTGTGTCTTTCAATCTGTATTATAGTGTGATAGATAGTGTACATTCAGGTCCCTTGGCCCTTCTTAGGAAGTTTGTTTTTCTCTGCTAAACTTGAGCCAGAGATGGTTTTTGTAGTGTAAATTAAGCATTGACCCTCCGTTGTATTTAATTTTGGGTAACACAGAACACACAATTTATGTCTGATCATTTTGCTCATTCCATGTAGGTTTGAGGTCACTATACACACTTGTCTCTGAAAGTATGTCTGAGCTGGAGTATTTACAGGTAACATGGAGTTGCTGCAGCCTGCAACTGATTTTCATGGCAATTGGCTTGCAGTGTTAATGTTCACGATACCATACTTATCATGTGCATATGTGACAACTTTTCCTGGTTCACTGCTCGCGTTTGCAGTGCTTTGTAGACTTGGTTTGAAGTTATAATTTTGAGTTAAGCGGTATAGATAGGCTTGTTAGAGAGGCTTGACTAAATAATACACCATAAACAAGGGTGAATTAATTGGCCCAAGGGTTGGATTTTGTCGTTACAAATGGTCTGGAAGGGGTTACGAGGACTTGCAAAGAACTGGACCAGAATGTAACACCGACTTTTTTGCTTTTTGCTTTTCAGCCTGCCATTGCAACTGTTCTTGGCTTTATTGGGTGTAAGATGATTTCAGATTTCTTCGGTAGGTTCTCGTGTGGCCACAATTTACCTATTTTCTCTTACCTCTGGCTGTATTTTAGATCTTCCAGAAAAAGAGTATTTAACTGTCACGTTTTTTATGTAGGATTTCATGTTTCAACTGAGGTTTCTCTTGGTTTCGTGGCTACTTGCCTAAGTGCCGGGGTAGCGTTGAGTCTTATGAAAAGATCTGATTGAGGTTATAAAAGAAACAATACAGCAGGTGAATAATCTGTCTTCTCTATCTCAACATAAAACTCCTTTCTTCTGTTGCAATACATTTTATTGTCTAGCTGGGGCAGGTGTTAAGTGCTCATCCCACCatccttttccttctccttctcctcttCCTCTTTTGATTTATCTATCATCTCTATGCAGGCAGATACTTAATTCGATTTTGATGGAAAACAAAGTGACCTTAGGGAAGTAGCATACAGTAGCCACCTATCCATCCTGAAAAGCAAAGCAACTTTTTGTGAGTGGCAGTTATGTCGCGAAGATACCAGGACTTTCTCAGCCGCAGAGTTCCAGTTAGCTGACTTGTAAAAACATTCTGATGGTCAAACCCAACTGCTCGTTGTGCAGATGACCACTTAGGATATTATATTTTTTTGAGTCACTGAAAACAACACATGTACTCTATTTTGCTCATATATAGGCAGTGTTAGTATGCACATATTAGATGCACTAGCATCTCATTCTTTAGTAGTGAAACCAAATGTAATCCGCACAGGGGTTCGTCGCTGAAGCTGTAGAGAAATGATGATGAAACCTAAACCCAAATGTCTATTATTCACGCCTCTTCCGAATTAAATGTAAATGAGGTTGTGCACTTTGCAGTtgctttttcttgttttgtttacatTTGGAATTGCTCCATCCATTCATAGGTACCAGAACTTTCTCAGCTGCTGAGGAAGTCCTGGTATATTCGGCTCCATTCAAAGGCGCGACGTAAAAATGAAATTGACTGTAAACAACTGCAGAACAGAACTCTCCTTGCAGCCCCAAGCCACAGGCAGCTGCTCACAACAACAAATTTTTGCAGCTGATCCATCGGCAAGGAACACTGAATTATGCCAGTTTCCTTCACGTAAAAAGACCGAATCTGACTCATTATTTACGACTAAAAAATTATTAAATGAGGTAGAAAAGACTTTTTGAATCAAGTATGTGTCCTATAAGAGTAGTTCATATGTACTCAACAAAacaaagatttgttcattttgatcccactatggaccTAACAAACATGAAAATCAGACGAACCAACCAACAaattgttggtttgttgagtgagatggaaGAACAGGCGCGCGCACGATGGATGGCCGGGCGATCGTGGTACACTCGCTGGCGTGTGAACCAAAAACGCTGGCGTGTATCTCACAACCGCCCGTTATTTCATCACATGCCAGCGTCTCTGTTTAAAGCGCCGCGTTTTTCCCAAAACCGCTAACGGATAAATCTGAACTGCTGAAaaatcttgtgatccaacggctataattttgagttctataaatattccttattttaactctaaattcacacattctgcactctcaaatcatctacaaaagcatagctcagtggtatcccatcaactccagtaaggaggaagtcaggggttcaatcTCCGCCACCGTAAAGGTTTGTAgtagattagttgtatagtgaGTTGAGCGGTGTTGGGTCTGGCAGTGGGCCAGTCCAACTGGCTGGGTTCAGGTAGGGGCATGGGTTCGGCTTtcgcatatcaaaaaaaaataaaaaatctacaaaaatgcctcccagagtttgtggtgttagattcaaaAAGAGgattagctatttgtagagcctttgtttttcatACACAAGATAATGTCGATGGGAATGTAGCCGAATCGACGTTTTGtttttgggagaaagtttatagaATGTTCTTCGCTGAAACGAAGAACATTTATGGGCGTGATTCTCACGTATTGTCGTATCGTTTTAGTTTAATTAGTTGTAATGTATCGGAATTCGTCGTTGTCCTAGTGGAGAATCACAAAATAAACTCAACGGTGAAGCTGTACATAAAATGGAACCCAGAACACTAGCGATGTGGGCAGTATCTCAAGACGGACGTCCTTTCGACTTCCAAGCTTgtctcaacattcttagggtgctcaatagatacgatccctacatcgccctaggaattccaccGCCAGACAAGAATTGTTGCtaatgtagtagttgttttaatctaatgtatttattttattctcatgtatgatgtggttgtttaatctaatgcagtatgtttttatttatgatattgatggtgcaatgtttaatccTAGAAAAAACTAAATTagttatgatattgatggtgcaaatATTAAGACATCCACATGGTTGGTTTAGATAAtcataataacacaaaataaacaacaaagtaaataacataataccatagtgaaccgatttgtccttcaacttcaatctgcccactccaccaaaaaataCCTAGGACATTtccagaaatgccttccatatgtgtcttcttcagatAAGTGCAGAAACGCATAAAAGTCTTgcaaccgggctttgagcatccactgattctctgtggacaatgtttgtattggtgatctccatatccacaatgcttgcagtgtaataacttcttcttcaatttggatttaagtttgaagttttacAGAGTGTTGCAaacttttcctcttcttctttaatcttcatagcatcatctagcatatgtgttTCCTCTTgacagttgggatcttgacattgtaaatacctgagcttttccggttgGGATTCAATCACCATTATGATGCGTGAACAACTTTCacgcggacactttgaatacattcAAGGACATTGAATAAGACTGTGGTTattcatgaaacataatggacaaacctcttttacttcgacacataatatttgctttgCTTTGACTTTAGAAAACATGATGGATGTTGTTGGCTTAAGAAAGAAATCTATTGGTTTGGTTGAGAATGAAACCTAGTgttgtatttataacaaaaaaaaaggcaTTGGTAATTCAAACAGGCGGTTGTAGTAAAGTCGCGTGGTTTTACTACAAAACGCCAACTCctatggtaattcaaacgggccgTTGTAGTAAATCCGTGCGGTTTTACTACAAATACCAACGGCTAAATTTCCAATGGCTCGGTTTTCTTTCTCGCGCTATAAATTCCATTCTTCCCATCTCCAaattcacatcttcttcttcttttttctttccaaaACTCTTAATCTCTCTCACCCTGTAcaaatgtctgttagaaatcgtggtcccaagtctactgaagaagaggatataactatatTCAAAGCATATTTTTTTCGTAGGGTAATCGTTAGTATGGGCTTTCAAGACggttctttttgggagaacgtttttacaatgttcgtctcactgacAGGGATCCCGGGAAACCGAGATGTTCGTCGATTGTATGCTCATTTTCAATCTATTAATCTTGCagtccagccatttcttggtCTGGTAAGGGAAGAAAAGTTcatcggtgtaactgaagatgaagtgatccaaacatctcttgataattgggaggaagctcatgGTAAACCTTTTCGTTATGAAGCGTGTTTCAAATTCTTAAAGATGGTACATCTCAAAGCACATCGTTACTACACTCGAATGCCTCTACCggtctttacaatggaagaagatgttactcttgttcgatgttggtcacatcgtatgatgagaccaatgaacaatgactATTTCTAGGAAAGAATATTGGGTCATTTTTTAGCATTGCGGaacgaaaccataagaaacagtaagatcCTAGAATTTataattgcattcatcactaaggaagtcaaacattatacatAGGTTTTGTGGATTGTTGACTgtagcaattctggattatccaacgaagagCTTGTGTGTATCTTACCTTTGTCTTCACTgatcaactgcatcataaatgtcttaacttgttgtttatctgttttaaAGAAAATCGATGTtcagaccaagtttactgaagaaaccggaagagagtttaagcattttgaatgctatgaactttacaaagataatgtcgctggatttgatatAGTTTGATGTTATAtgcaagtttaaattgtaataaataTCTCTTACTatgaagtggaaatctattttaaaatctaaatattttcattcattgat
This portion of the Papaver somniferum cultivar HN1 chromosome 11, ASM357369v1, whole genome shotgun sequence genome encodes:
- the LOC113322994 gene encoding thylakoid membrane protein TERC, chloroplastic-like isoform X1 is translated as MSVFTSVIPNCCIYHQQSPFKFRVSSILQFQEQQPKIQLTSSRSIHFKSQLNQKYLVRNALLYSGGHFREIRFSPVLCSKKTQQEEDLFASEETKMTTSLSSDRVDTANNESYISLPGGVEYENIEETKHGRAASIRTVAFWVCTAIVFGVGLGFKEGAGKASEFFAGYLLEQSLSVDNLFVFVLIFKYFKVPTEYQSRVLSYGIAGAVIFRLSLILLGTATLQKFEAVNLLLAGILLFSAYKLFAGGEDDSDLSDNFIVKTCQKVIPVTSSYDGNKFFTFQNDAWKATPLLLVVAVIELSDIAFAVDSIPAVFGVTRDPVIVFSSNLFAILGLRSLYTLVSESMSELEYLQPAIATVLGFIGCKMISDFFGFHVSTEVSLGFVATCLSAGVALSLMKRSD
- the LOC113322994 gene encoding thylakoid membrane protein TERC, chloroplastic-like isoform X2; this encodes MTTSLSSDRVDTANNESYISLPGGVEYENIEETKHGRAASIRTVAFWVCTAIVFGVGLGFKEGAGKASEFFAGYLLEQSLSVDNLFVFVLIFKYFKVPTEYQSRVLSYGIAGAVIFRLSLILLGTATLQKFEAVNLLLAGILLFSAYKLFAGGEDDSDLSDNFIVKTCQKVIPVTSSYDGNKFFTFQNDAWKATPLLLVVAVIELSDIAFAVDSIPAVFGVTRDPVIVFSSNLFAILGLRSLYTLVSESMSELEYLQPAIATVLGFIGCKMISDFFGFHVSTEVSLGFVATCLSAGVALSLMKRSD